The nucleotide sequence AAGATACCAGCATACCCTGATCCAGTCCTCCCATGGAAGTAGATGAGTTCATGCTGAGGGTCTGCTTGCTCTGGCTGACTCCAGGGCTGGCTTTGGGAGATGGCACCCAGCCAGGGGAAGGAACAGCCATAGAAGGAGACTTCAGGCGGCTTGGTGAACCAGTGGGAGACCGGACACTGAGTGAAGAGCTCATCACCTGGGGGGACTTAAGGGGCCCAGACTGGTTTGAAGGTGGCATGCTGACCATCTGCGAGGGTGTCTGTGGGGACTTGAGGTTGGCAGAAGGGGAGGTGACCAGTGGCGAGTGCACCTGGCTGAGCGTGGGGGACTTGAGGTGGCCCATGCTAGGGGAGTTCATCTGGCTGatgttgatggtgaggtcagaAGGCCGGCGGCCCAGCCCCCGGGAAGGTGCTGGGTGCATGCTGGCCAGATTGCCCCCTTGCGTGGAAGTGGGATTGGAAGCTGAAGGCAGAGGGATGTGGCTGAGTCTGGTTGTGCCACTGATGCTCCCAACAGGCATGGCACCTTGCTCAGGGCTGAACATGTCCGAGGCATTGCCCAACTCCTGGGGCATGTTGGGGTAAGGTCCTTGTCCGCTTGAGAAGCCTTGCTGTCCTTGATTGGGGAATTGGGAGGGAATCATCAttttctgccccccccccagcattgCACTGCCATTGCCGTTCTGAGCCCTTGCCCTGGCCAGCTCCTCAGGACTCACGCCCTGGTGTGCCATCATATCAGGGCCCCTCATCTTCTGCGACATCATCATCTGCTGCTGTGGGGTCATTTGGACATTGAGGTTCATGTTCATATTCATGTTAACATTCATGTTCATGTTGAGGTTGCTGGGGCCCATGGGTGCATCCATGTCCCGAAGGCCTGACTGGCTCATAGGGGGGCTCAGCATCCCCCGGGTGCCTGCAAACTCCATTCCCATCGGGGCACTGCTCAGGTTGTCCCCTGCTATCTGCCCAGCAAACATGGATGGATCCATTTGCCTGTGAGCCTGTATCATCCTCTCCATTTCTATACCCTGGCTCATGGAGTTGCTGGACATCCCCATGGGCCTCTGCATTGCCACTGGGCGTTTCTCCATCAGCTGATGCCGCAGGATCTCCTCTCTGGCACGGGGATTCATGAACCTTTCAGGGTCACCTTGCCCTGATGGGTAGGGCAGGGTGCCTTGTGGAAAGTTCCCAGGGCCTCCCATAGGAGGCATATCATCGCTCCACCCCATGCTGGGCCTGACTGGCCTCTGCATGGCATTCATAGGCCCAAGAGCATCCAAGGGCATGTTCTGCATCCCCCCAAAGCCAGAGACTCTCTGCATTTGGTTTCCAGGGAATCGTGGCCCAGGAAAGGGTGGCCCTCCTCTCAGTTGCATCGGGTCCTGCACATCTATGGGTCCCCGCAGCTGGCTGCCCATCCCTGGTGGCCACTGCTCGCCAGGCTTGCTGTGGTAGGGTGGTGGGGGCCCACGCATCATCATGCCTCCCATAGACTGTGGAATCATGATCTCCTGCATGGGTCGGCCATGGATGCTGATCTGCTCCTCTTTCCGCCGCTTCTCTTCATAGTACTCTTCCTGCAACTTCCTCCAGGCCACCTGCTCTGGGGTCAGGCTGTCCTGGTTCAGCCTCTGCATCATCAGGTTCATCTGCTGCCCCATGTCAGCACTTGGGTGATGAGGGACTTCATGTTCCAGACTGGGGCCACCCAGGCTCTGTGTCTGGGAAATCATGGACTGCAGGGGTTCTTCGTACTTCTTCATGCTGGTGGGAGGTGCAgggggctgggcaggggcagccTGTGGCTGAGGGGCAGATCCACTCTCGCCCGTGTTTTGGCTGGACTTCATGAAGGGCTCAGCCTCACCACTGCGCAGCAGAAGACGTTCAATGTCACGCAGGGTCTGCAGAGAGCGCTCCCGGTGCTCCAGTTGTTCCTTAGAAAGCCCTTCTGAGTTCATGGGGTTTCTGGGGCCCAAGCCTGCCTGCCCATTTCCTGGCATCCCCGAGCCTGGGCCTTCCCCCAGGAGGCTAGAGCTGGAAGTGGCAGAGGAGTCCACTTGCCCAGGCTGCATAGTTCCGGCAGAGGCGGTGGGTGCATTTGGGTGGTTACTTCCGGGctggttgctgctgctgttgttccCCAAAGAGTTGGGAGTCAAATCCCTCCGGACATCCTCACCTGTCCCTTCCTGGGGCAGGGCACTGGGCGTGGGCAAAGCTGTTTGACTGATGGTCTGAGGTGGAGGTGGAGGCTGTGGCAGGGGAGGTTGTGGCTGTGGCTGACTAGCTTGCGGTGCTGGCGGCTGGGACTGCggagtgttggcagcaggtgggTTAATCGGTAGCTGCTCAGTAACCCCCAGCACTTTAGGAACTGGCGCCTGACAGAGAAAGGGGAAGCCAAAGTGAGCAGGAAAAACTCTAGGCAGGTGTTCTTCCCTCTACCCAGTGTGAGACCACTCTATCCCAGAAACATGCCACATGGCAGTTCTGCCTCCATTCCTTGTGAGGAAGAAGCAGGCCCGGTTGCATGTCCTGGGATCCATGGAAATGCACAAGTGGGTGTTCTGCCCACATGGTTGCAGGGCCACATATAGTGCCCCCATCCCAAATTTATCATAGCTGACAGCAGCCAGGAGTCTCCAGGAGGAGAGCCAGGAGGAACCACTCCAAAGAGGTCCTGCCGAAAAGCAGCTTCTCACACCACTGAAAGGGGACTCTGACAAGCCCTTCCTTCACAGCTAAGCCAGGAGGGCTTAGGGTGAGAATGGCCATGTCAGAAGTGAGCGGATATCAGTCAGCAGTGTGTGCCGACAGAAGCATTCGGTTCACAGCTGGTATACCTGGTCTAGCTTCGCCCGCGGGACATTCTGCTGATGATAGGCCAGAATGGAGTCAGCTCGGCCCTGCAAGACAGCTTCTGCAGCTCTGGGGAGAGAACACAAACCACTCAAGAACAGACAAGCATTGTGTCCCATTCACATTCCCTCCTTCCAGTTCCCAGGTCCCgtttctgcttttcagtcctGTGGGAAAAGGGGAATATCCTCAAAGACCTCCTATCCATCCTATTCAGGCCCCAGGGAGCATCTCCAATTGAAGATCAGTTGCCTTAGAACTTCCTTCTTCCCACATCCTGCATTGGGCACTCTGCTCTGCTtcatgcctgctgctgcatgCTGCCCTGAGGGAACCTGTGGCAGAGGTGTTCTGCGATCTACCACACAGACTCTATGATCTAGCAAAGAGCTATAAAATCAACTGGTCTGCCTAAGGCTCCATGGCTGAGACCATGCCAGGCAAAAGAGAAGAACGGAGCTGAGAATATCAAGTGTTACACGGCACTAGTCATGGCACCCTACCCCCCTAGGTGCTTCCAAATCAGTCCAGCAGTCCATACCACTACGGACAAATCTTTTAAACAGATGCTGACTAGATATGCTCTGCAGTGCACCATGCCGGAAGCTCTGCTTGGCATTGCTGGGAGGAAATGTGCATTTCAGACAAAGTTCATCCAtcaagcagcagctgccagcaaGCCTCCTGAACCTTACTGGGGACCTGCTCAGCGCAACTGAAGAGGCACAGCACCTGCCCAGCTCTCCTCTAGTCAAGAGCAGTCTGCAGCAGACAGCTGTGACGGGTCAGTTCTACACTAGTGGAAGACGGACAGAGTTTACTGCTTACGTGTTAGCAAGGTGCGTGGTAAAG is from Rhea pennata isolate bPtePen1 chromosome 24, bPtePen1.pri, whole genome shotgun sequence and encodes:
- the BCL9L gene encoding B-cell CLL/lymphoma 9-like protein isoform X2, whose product is MHPDNKLPSHGKAGSSGAPAQHHNVSQAPTCSLGSKGVGAGSHGSKATQISPGNSGLKSSQNTVSNFGSLKGKVKRERSISVDSGEQREASTPSLDTESKGEVAPRSKRRCVLERKQPYSGDEWCSGPDSEEDDKPISSAHNCNVADPAMSTASQLGPGSNPLPNLNETSSSSAPHGAAPGLRPDGAGGGGGGTGKQPSQFVYVFTTHLANTAAEAVLQGRADSILAYHQQNVPRAKLDQAPVPKVLGVTEQLPINPPAANTPQSQPPAPQASQPQPQPPLPQPPPPPQTISQTALPTPSALPQEGTGEDVRRDLTPNSLGNNSSSNQPGSNHPNAPTASAGTMQPGQVDSSATSSSSLLGEGPGSGMPGNGQAGLGPRNPMNSEGLSKEQLEHRERSLQTLRDIERLLLRSGEAEPFMKSSQNTGESGSAPQPQAAPAQPPAPPTSMKKYEEPLQSMISQTQSLGGPSLEHEVPHHPSADMGQQMNLMMQRLNQDSLTPEQVAWRKLQEEYYEEKRRKEEQISIHGRPMQEIMIPQSMGGMMMRGPPPPYHSKPGEQWPPGMGSQLRGPIDVQDPMQLRGGPPFPGPRFPGNQMQRVSGFGGMQNMPLDALGPMNAMQRPVRPSMGWSDDMPPMGGPGNFPQGTLPYPSGQGDPERFMNPRAREEILRHQLMEKRPVAMQRPMGMSSNSMSQGIEMERMIQAHRQMDPSMFAGQIAGDNLSSAPMGMEFAGTRGMLSPPMSQSGLRDMDAPMGPSNLNMNMNVNMNMNMNLNVQMTPQQQMMMSQKMRGPDMMAHQGVSPEELARARAQNGNGSAMLGGGQKMMIPSQFPNQGQQGFSSGQGPYPNMPQELGNASDMFSPEQGAMPVGSISGTTRLSHIPLPSASNPTSTQGGNLASMHPAPSRGLGRRPSDLTINISQMNSPSMGHLKSPTLSQVHSPLVTSPSANLKSPQTPSQMVSMPPSNQSGPLKSPQVMSSSLSVRSPTGSPSRLKSPSMAVPSPGWVPSPKASPGVSQSKQTLSMNSSTSMGGLDQGSLPSGPRSSSSAPASNTSSTMNPNMPFTSSPDPSPSQNPLSLMMSQMSKYAMPSSTPLYHNAIKTIATSDDELLPDRPMLPPGSMSGVTGNQTNQLHLNSVGPASSQSPMGMNLPGQQPLSHEPPPTSMMSSPNPLGSNIPMHPSAPGAGVPPQNPMMLPPGPQDSLNQQCGPVPNSSQMIPSNQLVFPRMQQPHNAMQSPAGGMPMAPGGGGGPGMQQHYPSGMPLPPEDLPSQQPGQMPPQQHMMGKNIPPRIGEPYPPVLPGVASVLNDPELSEVIRPTPTGIPEFDLSRIIPSEKPSSTLQYFPKSDSQAPKSQPSNLHLMNLQNMMADQPPVRPGMNAPSLPGQQGVQRGLSMPMCHPGQVPMLGRTGIPPQQGMMGNSMHQGMMSPQQSLMAQQNFMLMQAKQRSMSVSGEMYAQTGHMMSPQGSLMGPPPQQNLMVTHQMRQRSVSLDSQMSYIPGPGNMANLPF
- the BCL9L gene encoding B-cell CLL/lymphoma 9-like protein isoform X3; the encoded protein is MHVSDQRAWELPPLALWEALANQMHPDNKLPSHGKAGSSGAPAQHHNVSQAPTCSLGSKGVGAGSHGSKATQISPGNSGLKSSQNTVSNFGSLKGKVKRERSISVDSGEQREASTPSLDTESKGEVAPRSKRRCVLERKQPYSGDEWCSGPDSEEDDKPISSAHNCNVADPAMSTASQLGPGSNPLPNLNETSSSSAPHGAAPGLRPDGAGGGGGGTGKQPSQFVYVFTTHLANTAAEAVLQGRADSILAYHQQNVPRAKLDQAPVPKVLGVTEQLPINPPAANTPQSQPPAPQASQPQPQPPLPQPPPPPQTISQTALPTPSALPQEGTGEDVRRDLTPNSLGNNSSSNQPGSNHPNAPTASAGTMQPGQVDSSATSSSSLLGEGPGSGMPGNGQAGLGPRNPMNSEGLSKEQLEHRERSLQTLRDIERLLLRSGEAEPFMKSSQNTGESGSAPQPQAAPAQPPAPPTSMKKYEEPLQSMISQTQSLGGPSLEHEVPHHPSADMGQQMNLMMQRLNQDSLTPEQVAWRKLQEEYYEEKRRKEEQISIHGRPMQEIMIPQSMGGMMMRGPPPPYHSKPGEQWPPGMGSQLRGPIDVQDPMQLRGGPPFPGPRFPGNQMQRVSGFGGMQNMPLDALGPMNAMQRPVRPSMGWSDDMPPMGGPGNFPQGTLPYPSGQGDPERFMNPRAREEILRHQLMEKRPVAMQRPMGMSSNSMSQGIEMERMIQAHRQMDPSMFAGQIAGDNLSSAPMGMEFAGTRGMLSPPMSQSGLRDMDAPMGPSNLNMNMNVNMNMNMNLNVQMTPQQQMMMSQKMRGPDMMAHQGVSPEELARARAQNGNGSAMLGGGQKMMIPSQFPNQGQQGFSSGQGPYPNMPQELGNASDMFSPEQGAMPVGSISGTTRLSHIPLPSASNPTSTQGGNLASMHPAPSRGLGRRPSDLTINISQMNSPSMGHLKSPTLSQVHSPLVTSPSANLKSPQTPSQMVSMPPSNQSGPLKSPQVMSSSLSVRSPTGSPSRLKSPSMAVPSPGWVPSPKASPGVSQSKQTLSMNSSTSMGGLDQDPSPSQNPLSLMMSQMSKYAMPSSTPLYHNAIKTIATSDDELLPDRPMLPPGSMSGVTGNQTNQLHLNSVGPASSQSPMGMNLPGQQPLSHEPPPTSMMSSPNPLGSNIPMHPSAPGAGVPPQNPMMLPPGPQDSLNQQCGPVPNSSQMIPSNQLVFPRMQQPHNAMQSPAGGMPMAPGGGGGPGMQQHYPSGMPLPPEDLPSQQPGQMPPQQHMMGKNIPPRIGEPYPPVLPGVASVLNDPELSEVIRPTPTGIPEFDLSRIIPSEKPSSTLQYFPKSDSQAPKSQPSNLHLMNLQNMMADQPPVRPGMNAPSLPGQQGVQRGLSMPMCHPGQVPMLGRTGIPPQQGMMGNSMHQGMMSPQQSLMAQQNFMLMQAKQRSMSVSGEMYAQTGHMMSPQGSLMGPPPQQNLMVTHQMRQRSVSLDSQMSYIPGPGNMANLPF
- the BCL9L gene encoding B-cell CLL/lymphoma 9-like protein isoform X1, with protein sequence MHVSDQRAWELPPLALWEALANQMHPDNKLPSHGKAGSSGAPAQHHNVSQAPTCSLGSKGVGAGSHGSKATQISPGNSGLKSSQNTVSNFGSLKGKVKRERSISVDSGEQREASTPSLDTESKGEVAPRSKRRCVLERKQPYSGDEWCSGPDSEEDDKPISSAHNCNVADPAMSTASQLGPGSNPLPNLNETSSSSAPHGAAPGLRPDGAGGGGGGTGKQPSQFVYVFTTHLANTAAEAVLQGRADSILAYHQQNVPRAKLDQAPVPKVLGVTEQLPINPPAANTPQSQPPAPQASQPQPQPPLPQPPPPPQTISQTALPTPSALPQEGTGEDVRRDLTPNSLGNNSSSNQPGSNHPNAPTASAGTMQPGQVDSSATSSSSLLGEGPGSGMPGNGQAGLGPRNPMNSEGLSKEQLEHRERSLQTLRDIERLLLRSGEAEPFMKSSQNTGESGSAPQPQAAPAQPPAPPTSMKKYEEPLQSMISQTQSLGGPSLEHEVPHHPSADMGQQMNLMMQRLNQDSLTPEQVAWRKLQEEYYEEKRRKEEQISIHGRPMQEIMIPQSMGGMMMRGPPPPYHSKPGEQWPPGMGSQLRGPIDVQDPMQLRGGPPFPGPRFPGNQMQRVSGFGGMQNMPLDALGPMNAMQRPVRPSMGWSDDMPPMGGPGNFPQGTLPYPSGQGDPERFMNPRAREEILRHQLMEKRPVAMQRPMGMSSNSMSQGIEMERMIQAHRQMDPSMFAGQIAGDNLSSAPMGMEFAGTRGMLSPPMSQSGLRDMDAPMGPSNLNMNMNVNMNMNMNLNVQMTPQQQMMMSQKMRGPDMMAHQGVSPEELARARAQNGNGSAMLGGGQKMMIPSQFPNQGQQGFSSGQGPYPNMPQELGNASDMFSPEQGAMPVGSISGTTRLSHIPLPSASNPTSTQGGNLASMHPAPSRGLGRRPSDLTINISQMNSPSMGHLKSPTLSQVHSPLVTSPSANLKSPQTPSQMVSMPPSNQSGPLKSPQVMSSSLSVRSPTGSPSRLKSPSMAVPSPGWVPSPKASPGVSQSKQTLSMNSSTSMGGLDQGSLPSGPRSSSSAPASNTSSTMNPNMPFTSSPDPSPSQNPLSLMMSQMSKYAMPSSTPLYHNAIKTIATSDDELLPDRPMLPPGSMSGVTGNQTNQLHLNSVGPASSQSPMGMNLPGQQPLSHEPPPTSMMSSPNPLGSNIPMHPSAPGAGVPPQNPMMLPPGPQDSLNQQCGPVPNSSQMIPSNQLVFPRMQQPHNAMQSPAGGMPMAPGGGGGPGMQQHYPSGMPLPPEDLPSQQPGQMPPQQHMMGKNIPPRIGEPYPPVLPGVASVLNDPELSEVIRPTPTGIPEFDLSRIIPSEKPSSTLQYFPKSDSQAPKSQPSNLHLMNLQNMMADQPPVRPGMNAPSLPGQQGVQRGLSMPMCHPGQVPMLGRTGIPPQQGMMGNSMHQGMMSPQQSLMAQQNFMLMQAKQRSMSVSGEMYAQTGHMMSPQGSLMGPPPQQNLMVTHQMRQRSVSLDSQMSYIPGPGNMANLPF